A stretch of DNA from Spiroplasma endosymbiont of Nebria brevicollis:
AGTGAAATTTCTGAACAAATTAGACAAGTGATTCTCAATAAAGATAACACTCTAATGGATCCATGAACTGAGGTTCTACTTTATGTTGCTGCACGTAGACAACATTTGGTAGAAAAAATTTTACCAGAGAAAAAAAATAATAAAATTATTATTTCTGATCGTTTTTCTGATTCTACTTTAGCATATCAAGGTTATGCTCGTAATCTTGATATTAATAAAATAAATGTTATTCAAACTATGATTTTTGAAAATTATCAACCAGACTTAACTGTTCTATTTGATATTAAACCAGAGATTGGTTTGAATCGTATATTATCAAGAAAAGGTGAACATTTAAATCGTTTAGATGAAGAAAAAATAGAATTTCATCACAAAGTTTATAATGGATATAAAAAAATTGCTGCTAAAAATCCCAAAAGAATTCATATAATTGATGCTAGTTTAAAAGAAAATATTGTGTTTAATAGTGCCTATGAATTAATAAAAGATTTAATTGAAGAAAAAGGTTTTAAACCAAAAATATATAAATAGGGGGAGAAATGGAAAACAAAAATCTTGTAGTTTCTAATAATTTATTTGACACTAATTTTTCTGTTGCTAAAATGAAAATTGTTGATCAAGTTATTTTATGTTATTCTAAAGATAAAATGGCAAATATATATACTAGTAATGAACTAATAAAGAAAATAACTTGTTTAAATAATGATAAGTGAGAATTGTGTAGTGAAAAAGAAATTTGTAAAAATTGTTTTAAAATTAAAACAAATACTTATTTTGATTTAAAAATTTATGACTTTAAAAAAACTGATATTATGAATAAAAATATAACTTTAAACCTTATTACTGATTTTTCAAAAACTAGTTTTGAATCAAACAATAAAAAGATTTATTTAATTAATCAAATTCAATTTATTTCAATTGCTGCTGCTAATTCTTTGCTTAAAATTTTAGAAAATTTACCTAATAATACCCATATTATTTTTACAACTACTAGTATTAATGATATTATCCCTACTATCAAATCCCGCTGTCAATTAATAAATGCTATTAATAGTAAAAATAACCACGATAATTTTACTGATGAACAAAAATTATTAATTAAAATTTTTGCTAATCCTAGTTTAATAAATGATAAGAATGTAGCAACAAAATTAAAAAGTTTGCTTACTATTGTTGAAGATTTTATTACCAATGAAAATAGTAATAAGATTAATAATCAATTATTAGTGAAAAAAATTGTAAATTTAAAAGAAGATATAATTTATTTTTTAAAAATTTTAAATTTAATTTATTTTAATAGACTAAATATAGTTTTATTCAAGAAATATATTGCTAGTGATAAAATTATTATTAACTTAGTAGAAATTTTAAAAATAAATAATCACCAACAAATAGCTTTTATTTTAAATGAAATAGCTGTGGCTATTCAAGCATTAAAATACAATCCTAATCCTAATTTGCTAATAAATGCATTTCTTGTTAGAGTGAGTGGATAATCATGGAAAATCTGAAAAAAATTTTAATTTTAAATCAAGAAGGTAAACAAATAAAAATTATGCAAAGAAAAGATATGTTTTGTATTTCTTTGGATACAATTTTATTAATTAATTTTATTAAAATTCGTCCTAGTACTAAAAAAATTATTGATTTTGGTACTAATAATGCTGTTTTACCTATTTTATTAACTAATAAGTTTGATGGAAAGATTATTGGTATTGAAATTCAAAAACCAGCTGTCGACCTTGCTATTGAAAATGTAGAATTAAACAACTTAAGCAACAGAATTAGTATTGTCCATGATGATATTAAAAATTATTGTGATAAAAATTTAGAAAAAGTTGATTTAATCATTTGTAATCCACCTTTTTTTCCTTTATTAGAAAAAAGTAAAACAAAATTACAACCATTAAAAGTAGCAGCTCGTCATGAAGTACATATTAATCTAGAACAAATAATTGCTAGTGCTGCCAAACTATTAAAAGATAAAGGAAAATTAGTAATGGTTCATGCTGCTCAAAGAATTAATGAATTATTGTTACTGCTACAAAAATATCAAATTACACCTAAAATTCTCCAAATAGTGTATCCTAAAGTTAATCAAGC
This window harbors:
- a CDS encoding tRNA1(Val) (adenine(37)-N6)-methyltransferase: MENLKKILILNQEGKQIKIMQRKDMFCISLDTILLINFIKIRPSTKKIIDFGTNNAVLPILLTNKFDGKIIGIEIQKPAVDLAIENVELNNLSNRISIVHDDIKNYCDKNLEKVDLIICNPPFFPLLEKSKTKLQPLKVAARHEVHINLEQIIASAAKLLKDKGKLVMVHAAQRINELLLLLQKYQITPKILQIVYPKVNQAANVFLIEAGFLANPGMIVLPPLICHNNNDTYIDEIAKWYKS
- the tmk gene encoding dTMP kinase — translated: MLFITFEGPEGAGKTTILKMIKEQLKQDGFDVLVTREPGGSEISEQIRQVILNKDNTLMDPWTEVLLYVAARRQHLVEKILPEKKNNKIIISDRFSDSTLAYQGYARNLDINKINVIQTMIFENYQPDLTVLFDIKPEIGLNRILSRKGEHLNRLDEEKIEFHHKVYNGYKKIAAKNPKRIHIIDASLKENIVFNSAYELIKDLIEEKGFKPKIYK